The DNA segment TAACATACAATCTGTGGAAAGGTTATCTATTTGGGGAGGGAAAAATTCAAAATTTCTTGGCAACTTAACAAATTTGAGAGTTTTGTCAATAGCATCAGTAGATATTCAAAGTTTATGTGATTTAAAAGATTTAAAAGCCTTAAAAAGTTTAGATTTGAGATGGAATGAGAGTTTAAAATCTTTAGAATGTATCGATCAATTTCCAAATTTACAAGAACTTACTATTAAAGGAACTCCAATCACAGATTTAACCCCTTTAGTCAATGCAAATAGTATTAAAAAGTTCCATTTCCATGATATGCCAGTTGAAGATATAAGTCCATTGGCAAAAATGAAAAATCTTGAATCAATCCTTTTTACAAAAACAAAAATCAAATATCTTAGTCCTCTAAAAGAATCAAAGTCAATTAAATTCGCTGAAGATTTAAGTGAGATGTTTATTGAAGAGTATTTTAATCGTTCTCTTGCAGGATGTTCTCCTAAAAGTATGAAAGAAGTGAGAGAAGGCAAATCTTGTTTTGAAGCAGATGGAAAAACACTCAAACCTTTTTGGAAAAGATGGTTAGGACTATAGAATCCCATTCTACAAGCAGAAGTTGGCTACACTTCGAAGTAGAAGAATTTTTAAAAAGGTTGGGAGCAAAAAGATGATGAGTAAATATATATGGCTTATTTTAAAATTTATTATTAGTGGAATCATATTATACGTAATGTACCTCGATATTATATTTATTATTGGATACGATGAGTTAGAAAAAATTGTAAAAATGGATACAGATGAATTGATGGACTATACTCCAGAGTTAGGTTTATTTAATTTAGGTTTTTTTGCTTTTGCAGGGGTTTTAGAATTTATTTTATTTTTTGACAAAATTTTTTTATTCCTTTTTCCTTTTTTAATTATAATATTGAATAGTATACTAGGAGTTCTTATTTTTTTAGCAGTTCTTATTTTTAAAGAAAAACTTAAAATCTTGATTATATCAAGTGTAATATTATTTATCTGTACTATGATAATATTTAATGGTATTTAATTTCAAAAGAATCTTTGAACTGGCAGATTTAGCTACAAAATTACAAAATATATTCAAAGAAAGAGAATTTGGAGGAATTATTGATACTTCTCATAAACTAACCACAAAACAATTAGAAGATAATGCAGATGATAATCCTTATAATGATACACTTCTTAGGGGAAGTATTCCATATCTACTTATAGAATCCCATTCTACAAGCAGAAGTTGGCTATATAAAGAAGTGAAAGAGTTTTTACAAAGAGTTGGAGCAAAAAGATGAGAAGAATATTTTTAGGATTTTTTATTTGTAGTTGTTTTTTATTTGCAGGAGATTTAGCAAAAGATAAAGGGGGATTTATGCAGATGTGTAATAATCCAACACCTTCACAAAAAATTACATTTGAAGCATTAGCTAAAGATAATAGAGTAAAACTTGATAAAGATATGTGTGCTTATCTTTATATATGGACTGATACAAGTGGTTTTTTACCTGCCTATGATAAAAATAATACTATAAAAATCACAGATTTATCTCCTTTAAAGTTCTTTTTAAGTCTTACCTCTCTCTTCCAAATCATCAAATCAAAGATATTTCAATTTTAAAATATCTTACAAAACTAAAAGAGCTTAATTTAGATGGTAATCCTGTAAGTGATTTGAGTGCTTTAAAAGATTTAAAGTATTTAGAGGATTTAGATCTTTATAATACACAGGTTTCAGATTTATCTCCAATAAATAATATTAAAACTTTAAAAAGTTTATCATATGGTTATATGAAAGATATTGATACCATAGATATATCTCAAATCAAAGATTTAACAAACTTAGAATATTTAGGACTAGGAAATGTAAAAGTTAAAAATTTTCAAATGATTAATAATTTTATTAATCTTACAAACTTTAGTCCTCCTAGATCTATTACAGTGGAAGACATGGGTACTTTAACAAATCTTAAAAAACTAAAGAGATTAGATTTAGATAGTGCTAAGTTTATAACAAATATTGACTTTATATTAAATTTCCCAAATATAGAACATCTCTTTTTAAATAAAACAAATATAAAAGATATATCTGTTTTAAAAAAACTACCTAAGCTAACTATCCTTAATATATCAGGTACACAAGTTACAGATGCAAGTGGAATAATGGCAAATACAGATATAGATCCAAAGTATTTAACCTTTACTGCAAGTAATACACAACTTAGATGGTGTTCTCCTAAAAATTCTCAAGATATAATAGATGGTAAATCTTGTTTTGAAAAGGATGGTACACTCAAACCTTTTTGGAAAAGGTGGCTAGGATTATAAATATTTATAATCCTAACTTTTACATATCATTTTTATTTATCATACATTTTCTAGTTCCATTATCATTTTGAAGTATAAAAATAAATTTATCAGAGTATAGTTTACCTTTTATCTCAACTG comes from the Halarcobacter ebronensis genome and includes:
- a CDS encoding leucine-rich repeat domain-containing protein, translated to MKKILLVLLLNISFLFSNDSFIDICKNPTPEQKMTINAMVNAYNEFKEEKFKININNPEICEELYDKYNNGFKAIVGQGMSDITFLKYFDWLTHLNLRDNNITDITPLKYLTKLTKLELSSNKVSKGVESLENLPLKDLRIDVTNDTDLKYIGNIQSVERLSIWGGKNSKFLGNLTNLRVLSIASVDIQSLCDLKDLKALKSLDLRWNESLKSLECIDQFPNLQELTIKGTPITDLTPLVNANSIKKFHFHDMPVEDISPLAKMKNLESILFTKTKIKYLSPLKESKSIKFAEDLSEMFIEEYFNRSLAGCSPKSMKEVREGKSCFEADGKTLKPFWKRWLGL
- a CDS encoding leucine-rich repeat domain-containing protein — protein: MLKYLTKLKELNLDGNPVSDLSALKDLKYLEDLDLYNTQVSDLSPINNIKTLKSLSYGYMKDIDTIDISQIKDLTNLEYLGLGNVKVKNFQMINNFINLTNFSPPRSITVEDMGTLTNLKKLKRLDLDSAKFITNIDFILNFPNIEHLFLNKTNIKDISVLKKLPKLTILNISGTQVTDASGIMANTDIDPKYLTFTASNTQLRWCSPKNSQDIIDGKSCFEKDGTLKPFWKRWLGL